The following proteins are encoded in a genomic region of Rhinoraja longicauda isolate Sanriku21f chromosome 28, sRhiLon1.1, whole genome shotgun sequence:
- the LOC144607139 gene encoding histone H2B-like: MPEQQKTAPKKGAKKTLPKPVGKKRKKSRKQSYSIYIYKVMKQVHPDTGISSKAMDIMSSFVNDIFERIAGEASRLAHYNKRSTISSREIQTAVRLLLPGELAKHAVSEGTKAVTKYTSSK; encoded by the coding sequence ATGCCAGAGCAGCAGAAAACAGCTCCCAAGAAAGGCGCCAAGAAAACCTTACCGAAGCCAGTGGGCAAAAAACGCAAGAAGTCAAGGAAGCAGAGTTACTccatctacatctacaaagtgaTGAAGCAGGTTCACCCTGACACAGGCATCTCTTCCAAGGCCATGGACATTATGAGCTCGTTCGTCAATGATATTTTTGAGCGGATCGCGGGCGAGGCGTCCCGCCTGGCCCATTACAACAAGCGGTCCACCATCAGCTCCCGGGAGATCCAGACCGCTGTGCGCCTACTTCTGCCCGGGGAGCTGGCCAAACACGCCGTGTCGGAAGGGACAAAGGCGGTGACCAAGTACACCAGCTCCAAATAA